In Xyrauchen texanus isolate HMW12.3.18 chromosome 23, RBS_HiC_50CHRs, whole genome shotgun sequence, a genomic segment contains:
- the lpar4 gene encoding lysophosphatidic acid receptor 4 gives MASLVLNETGMENCDIDDSFKYNLYGVVYSVAFVLGLVTNCASLFVFCCRMKMRNEATLFMTNLALSDLVFVFTLPFKIFYNVNRHWPFGDTLCKISGGAFITNIYGSMLFLTCISVDRFLAIVYPFRSRSIRTRRNTVIVCATIWLLILGGGMSVTFFSSTNQSKTSTTCFEGFSKKTWKTYLSKITIFIEVVGFLIPLMINLACSSMVLRTLRRPATLCQIGTNKERVLRMIVVHLAIFIICFVPYNSVLFIYAMVRTRALASCWVERLARTMYPVTLCVATFNCCFDPVVYYFTSESFQKSLTTGKCQSKQENTLRSEVPVFSKENTDTEVAFEPNTLINNGKDQAGETQF, from the coding sequence ATGGCCAGTCTGGTTCTTAACGAGACTGGGATGGAGAATTGTGACATCGATGACTCCTTCAAGTACAACCTGTACGGTGTGGTGTATAGTGTTGCATTTGTGTTAGGACTGGTCACTAACTGCGCCTCTCTGTTTGTCTTCTGCTGTCGCATGAAGATGCGCAACGAGGCCACGCTCTTCATGACTAACCTTGCTTTATCAGACTTAGTATTTGTGTTTACGCTTCCTTTCAAGATCTTTTATAATGTCAATCGCCACTGGCCTTTTGGTGATACACTGTGCAAGATCTCAGGTGGGGCCTTCATCACCAATATCTACGGTAGCATGCTGTTCCTCACATGCATCAGTGTGGATCGCTTTCTGGCCATCGTTTACCCCTTCCGGTCACGTTCCATCCGTACCCGCCGCAATACCGTTATTGTGTGTGCTACCATCTGGTTGCTGATACTGGGTGGGGGTATGTCCGTGACCTTCTTCTCTTCCACCAACCAGTCCAAAACCAGCACCACCTGCTTTGAGGGCTTCTCCAAGAAAACATGGAAGACATATTTGTCCAAGATCACCATCTTTATTGAAGTTGTGGGGTTCCTCATCCCACTGATGATCAATCTAGCTTGCTCATCCATGGTACTGAGGACCTTACGTAGGCCCGCTACACTATGTCAGATTGGCACCAACAAGGAGCGAGTTCTTCGCATGATTGTGGTGCATTTGGCCATCTTTATCATTTGCTTTGTGCCTTACAATTCCGTTCTGTTCATCTATGCCATGGTGCGTACTCGAGCACTTGCAAGCTGCTGGGTGGAGAGGTTGGCACGAACGATGTATCCCGTAACACTTTGTGTGGCGACCTTCAACTGCTGCTTTGACCCAGTGGTCTACTACTTCACCTCTGAGTCATTTCAAAAATCACTGACCACCGGGAAGTGTCAGAGCAAGCAAGAAAACACACTGCGCAGTGAAGTTCCAGTGTTTAGCAAGGAAAACACTGACACAGAAGTAGCCTTTGAACCTAACACACTGATCAACAACGGAAAAGATCAGGCTGGTGAGACTCAGTTCTGA